Below is a genomic region from Parus major isolate Abel chromosome 19, Parus_major1.1, whole genome shotgun sequence.
GCTCATGGTTTCCAGTTACAGGACATGTCTTTTTCTGTGCAGATTGGAGTCTCTCTGGGTTTAGTTAAATCCCCTGGGATACCAGGCATGTGGAATTTGACACTTGATTTTTGCTTGTGCTGCTTGAGGATACTGGGAACTAATCATAATCTTCTATTATATTTTGGTTATAGGCCTTTCACAAAATTAGTTTAAAGCTTATGTTACACAAGATCCTGAGAGTATAGAAgtgtatatttgtatatatatttcttccttaaataaagcaaattcaTAGCATTGTGAaagtgggttttggggtttttgtatATTTAGTAAGCTTAATCTTTTCTGTGTGAGAACAGATGCTGTGGAACCTGAAGTTAGCACTTTGGTGAGGTAGAACAATTCTGAAGCTGAATgaataaagaggaaaatgctgcttttatttcctcaatTCATGCTGGAATAAATCCCCTTATTCTTTTGGATGCTGGCAGGTTAATAGGGAATATGAGGAAGCACAGTATTTTATACTCTGCAGGTAAAACTTTGGGGTTATCAGAGAACGTGGCCTGTGGACAAGCAGTGCAGTTTGCTAAGGAAGCAGGACTTGCACTCCCTTCCTCTGTTCTGTACAGGAGTGACCAGAGTGTATCAGTACTGAtagaaattcaaataaacaggctctggctgggctgtggaGGCACAGAGTTGTCACAGAACAAACTTCATTTACCATTGTAGAGCTCCTGCTCCACATCTTTACAAGAAACTCCTTCAGATGAGATGCATCTGTTGGGCATTTCCTCTACACAAAAAAGGCTTTGAGTTGGAGCTGGGTGTTTAATTAGAGGAGTTATGTAAGCAGCTAATGCCACTCGAGGGTTACTTGATGTCCTCAGTCTGTGCCTGGCTTTTGGCTCCTCAGCTCCATTTGGGACTCAGGAGCATTTGAAACTCTCCTAAATGCAAGGCCTATGACCTGGCAAACTGGGTAATGGCACATAGAACTCCTCTAATTAGGAAATAGGGCTGcttcttcccattttcctgctctaTCTGTAAGACAGACGTGAGCAATCTGATAAAGTATTAACTGTAGACAAGCCTGTAAATCACCAtgacttgttttttaaagtctgttttTTGCTCACTTTTAGCACATCCCAATGTGAgttgtaaaattattttgatatacTAACAAGTATTTGAAATTTGAGGTAGGATATTTTATGGTGAaagttgttggggttttctttgttttgctttttttttcttttgttattttaccAAATTGTCTTCAGCTGACAAGTATTAAAACTTGTATGTGTTTATACTTAAAGTAATATTCTGAAAATCATGACTGGTTTGCAGCTGTAACATTAGAAAGTTGATGAATCTGGGTTATAAACGTGAACAGCAAAATTTGCATCTCAGTTCTGACCCAAACTTTCACAGATGGTGTGTAGATATACATATAGGCTTAACCTATaaagaattcaaataaaatcaaggaacagagcagcattttccatAGGATTTGTTTAGGAAAAATAACTAGCTGATAATATATATGTTATAGGTCTGAAAAATGTTTGGTAATACTATGTGACAGTGAAAGGAGCAGTAGCAGACTCagttcaaagaaattaaaagcagttaaGAAAAGTAGAGAAgacaggaagaggaaagagagcAAGTGTAGCATCATTTTCTGCTATGGACCTTCCCAGGGAGCAGTCAGGTAAAGAATGAGGCTTTGCTGGGCTTGTTTGCTGACCCCCAGCAGGACAATGCAGAGTTTTGTGTCTCATTTCCTCACAGGGGTTGCTGGATGGATGTGTGGGAGCTCATGTCCCAGGAGTGCAGGGATGAAGTGGTTCTGATTGACTCGAGCTGCCTCCTAGAAACGTTAGAGACCTACCTACGGAAACACAGGTATGTGAAAGGAGCAAaccacagctgcctgctgagAAACACGTGCTTTTAGGAGATCAAAACATTCAAAATGTATGTGAATACAAACAAGTTGTGAAACTGAAGGTCTCAGCTTGGTGGTGATGGGGGACTTTGCCAGGCTGATGAGACAAAGATGGTGAAATATTCTGTGTTCAATGCAAGGGAAAATGTGGAGACCTCTGATGTAGTGAAGTCATAGCTGCTTGTCTTAATATTTTTGGCTAGGATTAAATCATGATTTACAGTTTAAtgtttaaaagctgtgtgttcTCATTcattctttctctgctcttgggCTGTGCCTGTTTTTAGGCTTTCAGGGAGTATGTGCCATTTCGAAATCCTGTCAGCTGCACTAGTGCAAGCAGATTTTAGGCTTGGTGTTGCCTCTAAAGCACTGTTTTAAACCACTTGTTTATGCCTGGTGCTGGTAAATCTCTCTTGCAGGGCAGAAATAAACCATTAAATTATAGTTGCATGTGCACAGGAGCTACTGTGCTGATTGAAAAGTTAATTTCCAGCAGTCTCAAGGTTCTGATATGAACTGTGGGGGCACAGATGGGTGCGGGGGTGGTGGTGCTGTGGAAATAAcactttggaaacaaaataactttaatCTCCTGTGACATTAAACACTGCCTTGGCTGCCTTCCTGGTGCTAACCTGCAATAatactgctgttttctctccttccacCGCAGAAAGCAGACAGGTATCGTAGCTCAACAGTAGCAAAATATGTTTGACTTAGTGCTGTCAAGTGGCTGGAGACActagggaagggaaaaacaccATCCAGAGCTGGCATGGGGAGCCAGCTTCCTGAGCTGAAATGTGAGCAGCTTGTCTGACTTGCATTTTTAGAGTCATCCAGCAAGAGATCTTGTAGCCTCTTGAAGGTTACTCCTCTTATGACACAGAATGAGCTTAATTTGCTCGTATTTTAATTATAAGTATACTTCTGTCACACATGAGCTGTCACATGTTTAAAATGAGTATGTTGTGTTATAAATAACCCTCGTTTGGCCATCAGCACAGCAATCtaataattcaaaatatgtttgtaGTGGAAACAAGAATTGCTCTTGTACAGCAGGCATCAGGGGAAACTTTGCCTTATTTCTTATCACTCACTTGAGTACACTTGGAAGAATTGCTAGAAGGTGATGTGGCATGTGTTGCTTGAGGGAGGGATTTTGCCCTGGTTTGCACTGTTTGCTCAGTGTTGAGATTTTTGATCTTTGAGTTGAATTCTGTGTGGGAATTTCCTCAAATCAAGGATTCTCTTCGGAGAAGTTTGGTATCTTGATAGTCATATCATTGGTTAGTAACATGGAATAGGATAATGGGATAAGTGATGTGGATAATAGCCATGATATTACAGTAATGACACTTTGTGAAGCACCACGACCCTCCCATGCCCCAGCTGAGACACATCACCGCAGAGCCAGCGCCTTCGGGCAAACCCAGCCTGATCTTGTGCTTTCCCCCAGGTTTTGCACCGACTGCAAGAACAAAGTGCTGCGTGCCTACAACATCCTGATTGGGGAGCTGGACTGCAGCAAGGAGAAGGGATACTGTGCTGCCCTGTACGAGGGGCTGCGCTGCTGCCCCCACGAGCGCCACATCCACGTGTGCTGCGAGACCGACTTCATCGCGCACCTCTTGGGCCGGGCCGAGCCCGAGTTCGCAGGAGGGTATGAGTATGTAATTGGCTAGAGTGGGCTATCTAGCGCTTTGCTTCTTTATTTGACTCTAAAATGTCTTTGCCCAAAGTGGCTTTTTGCCTCTTTGCTGTGTGATGAACTCGTGGTTGTGAATATTCGTACTGGTGTAGGCTCGGAGAGAGCGCTTTGAAGGTTTCAGCTgtgctttggaagaaaaggagTTACCAAATGTCTTCCAGTTCATTGTTGAGTCCCTAGAGCTGCCTGCTTGTCCACTGAGGTGTTCAAATATGCGAAATAGAAAGAGAGCCTTGGTTGAGTTCAGCCAAATGCCAAGATTTTGAGTGAGTTTTGTagctgtttgtttatttctgaacctttttttaatcatcttaAAACCTTTCAGTGAAAAGGACAATTCTGAGCTCAGTATTGGAGAATCATAGAATGAGTTGGAAATGACATTAAAtggtcatctagttccaacctcaATACCTTTAAAGCTCAGTCATAACTGTTTCATGAGGAGGGTAAAGCCTTTCATAGTAGTTTTCCCTTAACAGATTGACCAGAGTGATAGATAATAGATTGGTAATGAACAGATGaatgctgaaatgtttttactCTGCACGGTAAGTAATGTACGAAATTCCCTGTGTGTTTATTCAGCTTGACCTAACCAATGGTGAAATAATTGCTGTGAGCTCCAGCAAATTTTAGGACAcaaaagaatgcatttttctggCATTTAAACTCTTGATCCCTCCTAGGAAGAGCAGGATGTGGCAGCTGAAGCCAGAGGTGGCAAGGCACAACGCTGCTCCACAGTGGTGGCTTTGACCTGTTCCTTTCTATTTTGCATCTgcatgcagcacagcagagccctgccaggctgctcctgcaaacacagctgcagTTGTACCTCCAGAGAACACGTCAGCCCTGCTTTGATCCCTTGGTTGGCTTCCAGCTGCTCTAACAATGCTGTGCTTTGGTTCCCCTTTCCCCCAGACGGAGAGAGAGGCACGCCAAGACAATAGACATAGCCCAGGAGGAGGTTCTCACCTGCCTGGGCATCCACCTGTACGAGAGGTTGCACCGGATCTGGCAGAAGCTGCGGGCTGAGGAGCAGACGTGGCAGATGCTCTTTTACCTGGGGGTTGATGCTTTACGCAAGAGCTTTGAGgtaaaaacatggaattttgtCCACCTTGTGTCTGAACTGCTGCAGCATTGTCACTGTAATTTGTTTTGTGCTCCCTAGCATAGGGCTGGAAGGAGTGTCAGGGGTGTGGCACTCAATCCCTTGTTTGGTTGTGTGACATCCATGCACGGCACAACTGGAGTGTGTTCCCATGTGGAATAAACTGGAATATAAAAGATTGAGGCTTGCTTTTACTTTCAAGCTGCCCATTCCAGTGCACTGAACCTTCTGTGttattaattctgtttttcttcctgattgCATTTAAAACAGTTGAGGCTACATACAGCAGTTTTTGGTTGGTTTATGAGTAAAAATGGAGGATGTGCTTTTGAATTACAAAAGTGGTTGCTAGCTCTTGTGGTCAGCTTATTCCCAATGCACTCTGATCCTGTGGGATCCTGAACTTCAGACAGAACTCCTTTAACACATACCAATACTTAATATTAATTGCCAGTTTATATGATCTTTTTTATTGTGTTCATCTTCCATTCATAGTAACTTTTCTCTCTAAAAACTTGTAAAACACcagagaagggaggaggaaaatcaGTTTGGGAAAGATCATAAATGGAACATTGAGCTGTTTagttcttggggtttttttactccCATAGGATCAGAGTATCATGGATTCAACAGTGTGTTAAAATTTGCaacttttcactgaaaaatgtgaaCCTGGGCCATAGGTGTGACCCAGAGCTCCCCCACACGAGTTCCCAGCAGCCTAAATCACTGCATCTGGGTGGGCATTTCTCTCCTGTAGTCAATAGTTGTGTTCCTGGGATTTCATTActggctgttttccttctcctttcttctaACTGTAAAAGCCTGAATTGTGATAACTTCTGTAACTGGATCTAACCTCTTGTAAACAGATGGCTGTGGAAAAAGTGCAGGGCATTAGTCGattggagcagctctgtgaagagTTTTCAGAAGAGGAGAGAGTGAGAGAGCTGAAACAAGAGAAGAAACGCCAAAAACGGAAGAACAGAcggaaaaataaatgtgtgtgtgagatccctgctcctctgcaggcagcagaagagaaggaaatcaaTCAGGCAAAGGTAAACGTGGATAGCTGGGGCTTCATCCATCAGCTCACTGTTCCATGCTAGAATTCTTGAGGGATTTTATTGCATTTTGGTCCCTGGtggaatttaatttcagatgaGCAGAGCCATTGTAAAGTAATTACCTGGGACTCCTCCACTTTTGGGGTTtggtggggtggggttttttttaatcctaaacCTGAGGTTCAGGTTATGGCAGATTATTTGTCAACTGTGACTTCTTAAAGATCACTCCAGAACCTGGGGACTCCAATGCTACTTGTAGACAATTACCATTGAATTTTTGGAGAGGGGGAATATTTAAGTGCAATTATTACTGGGGATCTCTTGGCTGACCTTAatgagctgtggctgtgggtcAAGGTAAAttggttggggttttgtttagTTGTGTTGTACTTGTGAAGAATTCTAAGCAATGCTGTTATCAGTCAGTGTCAGCTGGTTTTTCTCATGGAAAGAGTATCCTTTACAAAAAtgctggctgagctgctttCAGTGCCTGCaagtgttttttgtttctgtttgaagGAGAACTCAAACTTCACGGAAAGCAGCTGCAAAGCCTGTGGTAGCACCGAAGAAGCCAACAACTGTGTAGAAGTAATTGTTACTAATGAAAGCACTTCTTGCACTTGTCCTAGTAGTGGTACCCTATTAGGCTCACCTAAAATCAAGAAAGGTATgttaaatgttaatatttttcattttaaaaagcatttgccATTTATGGGGTGAACAGTGGTcacctgcttttaaaaaggagcctgcccgtggcaggggggtggaatgAGGCGATTTTTAAGAACCCTTCTTAAAACCTTTCTGTCTGGGGTTCTCAGAATTCTTTCTTGTTAGAGGCATAACTAAAGAATGAGCAGCAGTTCCTACAGATGGCAGTAATTTTGGCCTCTGTCTCAGGTTTATCTCCACACTGTACTGGCAGCGACTGTGGCTATTCCTCGAGCATGGAGGGCAGCGAAACGGGGTCCCGGGAGGGCTCGGACGTGGCCTGCACTGAGGGCATCTGCAACCATGATGAAAATGGTAGGTTTGGGAAGAAGATAATGATGCTTTAAtatccccagagctgcagcatctcAAAAGAAACTtggctgtgttttgcagggGACGATGCCTGCGTCCATCGCTGCGATGAcaaggaggaggatggagacaGCTGTGTGGAGTGCTGGGCTAATGCAGAGGAGAGCAacacaaaaggcaaaaacaaaaagaagaaaaagaaaagtaaagctTTGAAGTGTGAGAATGACCATGTAAGGAGCATGGCTCTGCCAGATGTTTCTCTAAATGCTTACATTTAAAAGTAGTTACGGAAGGATTTTAAATTCCAATTGAGACTTACACTGAAAATGGGACAGTGGGGGTCTCCTGCTCCCTTGTCATCCCAAGTTTTGGAATTGAGGTCCTTCCT
It encodes:
- the GGNBP2 gene encoding gametogenetin-binding protein 2 isoform X1 — its product is MARLVAVCRDGEEEFPFEKRQIPLYIDDTLTMVMEFPDNVLNLDGHQNNSAQLKQFIQRHSMLKQQDLNIAMMVTSREVLSALSQLVPCVGCRRSVERLFSQLVESGNPALEPLTVGPKGVLSVTRSCMTDAKKLYTLFYVHGSKLNDMIDAIPKSKKNKRCQLHSLDTHKPKPLGSEKCLVILCDSERSSSRLSSKKLKAVKKSREDRKRKESKCSIIFCYGPSQGAVRGCWMDVWELMSQECRDEVVLIDSSCLLETLETYLRKHRFCTDCKNKVLRAYNILIGELDCSKEKGYCAALYEGLRCCPHERHIHVCCETDFIAHLLGRAEPEFAGGYERRERHAKTIDIAQEEVLTCLGIHLYERLHRIWQKLRAEEQTWQMLFYLGVDALRKSFEMAVEKVQGISRLEQLCEEFSEEERVRELKQEKKRQKRKNRRKNKCVCEIPAPLQAAEEKEINQAKENSNFTESSCKACGSTEEANNCVEVIVTNESTSCTCPSSGTLLGSPKIKKGLSPHCTGSDCGYSSSMEGSETGSREGSDVACTEGICNHDENGDDACVHRCDDKEEDGDSCVECWANAEESNTKGKNKKKKKKSKALKCENDHIQKLGSCLADAGSRETSGNLTHTEFHRDKTKDTHAESCCSADKSGQQLPWFEHMKNVSEFAEPTEMSLVPDTGKGAKSLVELLDESECTSDEELFISQDEIQSFMANNKSFYSNREQYRQHLKEKFNKYCRLNDHKGPVCNSWLATAGAN
- the GGNBP2 gene encoding gametogenetin-binding protein 2 isoform X2 yields the protein MARLVAVCRDGEEEFPFEKRQIPLYIDDTLTMVMEFPDNVLNLDGHQNNSAQLKQFIQRHSMLKQQDLNIAMMVTSREVLSALSQLVPCVGCRRSVERLFSQLVESGNPALEPLTVGPKGVLSVTRSCMTDAKKLYTLFYVHGSKLNDMIDAIPKSKKNKRCQLHSLDTHKPKPLGSEKCLVILCDSERSSSRLSSKKLKAVKKSREDRKRKESKCSIIFCYGPSQGAVRGCWMDVWELMSQECRDEVVLIDSSCLLETLETYLRKHRFCTDCKNKVLRAYNILIGELDCSKEKGYCAALYEGLRCCPHERHIHVCCETDFIAHLLGRAEPEFAGGRRERHAKTIDIAQEEVLTCLGIHLYERLHRIWQKLRAEEQTWQMLFYLGVDALRKSFEMAVEKVQGISRLEQLCEEFSEEERVRELKQEKKRQKRKNRRKNKCVCEIPAPLQAAEEKEINQAKENSNFTESSCKACGSTEEANNCVEVIVTNESTSCTCPSSGTLLGSPKIKKGLSPHCTGSDCGYSSSMEGSETGSREGSDVACTEGICNHDENGDDACVHRCDDKEEDGDSCVECWANAEESNTKGKNKKKKKKSKALKCENDHIQKLGSCLADAGSRETSGNLTHTEFHRDKTKDTHAESCCSADKSGQQLPWFEHMKNVSEFAEPTEMSLVPDTGKGAKSLVELLDESECTSDEELFISQDEIQSFMANNKSFYSNREQYRQHLKEKFNKYCRLNDHKGPVCNSWLATAGAN
- the GGNBP2 gene encoding gametogenetin-binding protein 2 isoform X3, whose translation is MARLVAVCRDGEEEFPFEKRQIPLYIDDTLTMVMEFPDNVLNLDGHQNNSAQLKQFIQRHSMLKQQDLNIAMMVTSREVLSALSQLVPCVGCRRSVERLFSQLVESGNPALEPLTVGPKGVLSVTRSCMTDAKKLYTLFYVHGSKLNDMIDAIPKSKKNKRCQLHSLDTHKPKPLGGCWMDVWELMSQECRDEVVLIDSSCLLETLETYLRKHRFCTDCKNKVLRAYNILIGELDCSKEKGYCAALYEGLRCCPHERHIHVCCETDFIAHLLGRAEPEFAGGYERRERHAKTIDIAQEEVLTCLGIHLYERLHRIWQKLRAEEQTWQMLFYLGVDALRKSFEMAVEKVQGISRLEQLCEEFSEEERVRELKQEKKRQKRKNRRKNKCVCEIPAPLQAAEEKEINQAKENSNFTESSCKACGSTEEANNCVEVIVTNESTSCTCPSSGTLLGSPKIKKGLSPHCTGSDCGYSSSMEGSETGSREGSDVACTEGICNHDENGDDACVHRCDDKEEDGDSCVECWANAEESNTKGKNKKKKKKSKALKCENDHIQKLGSCLADAGSRETSGNLTHTEFHRDKTKDTHAESCCSADKSGQQLPWFEHMKNVSEFAEPTEMSLVPDTGKGAKSLVELLDESECTSDEELFISQDEIQSFMANNKSFYSNREQYRQHLKEKFNKYCRLNDHKGPVCNSWLATAGAN
- the GGNBP2 gene encoding gametogenetin-binding protein 2 isoform X4, translated to MARLVAVCRDGEEEFPFEKRQIPLYIDDTLTMVMEFPDNVLNLDGHQNNSAQLKQFIQRHSMLKQQDLNIAMMVTSREVLSALSQLVPCVGCRRSVERLFSQLVESGNPALEPLTVGPKGVLSVTRSCMTDAKKLYTLFYVHGSKLNDMIDAIPKSKKNKRCQLHSLDTHKPKPLGGCWMDVWELMSQECRDEVVLIDSSCLLETLETYLRKHRFCTDCKNKVLRAYNILIGELDCSKEKGYCAALYEGLRCCPHERHIHVCCETDFIAHLLGRAEPEFAGGRRERHAKTIDIAQEEVLTCLGIHLYERLHRIWQKLRAEEQTWQMLFYLGVDALRKSFEMAVEKVQGISRLEQLCEEFSEEERVRELKQEKKRQKRKNRRKNKCVCEIPAPLQAAEEKEINQAKENSNFTESSCKACGSTEEANNCVEVIVTNESTSCTCPSSGTLLGSPKIKKGLSPHCTGSDCGYSSSMEGSETGSREGSDVACTEGICNHDENGDDACVHRCDDKEEDGDSCVECWANAEESNTKGKNKKKKKKSKALKCENDHIQKLGSCLADAGSRETSGNLTHTEFHRDKTKDTHAESCCSADKSGQQLPWFEHMKNVSEFAEPTEMSLVPDTGKGAKSLVELLDESECTSDEELFISQDEIQSFMANNKSFYSNREQYRQHLKEKFNKYCRLNDHKGPVCNSWLATAGAN